In Balaenoptera musculus isolate JJ_BM4_2016_0621 chromosome 19, mBalMus1.pri.v3, whole genome shotgun sequence, one genomic interval encodes:
- the LOC118885656 gene encoding LOW QUALITY PROTEIN: zinc finger protein 575-like (The sequence of the model RefSeq protein was modified relative to this genomic sequence to represent the inferred CDS: inserted 1 base in 1 codon) — MLERDAESASARGTDPSPTGKEPVSKGEAPYQGSPQKPSQSVPGPTTSAGAPSRPRRRPPPQRPHRCPDCDKAFSYPSKLATHRLAHGGAXPHPCPDCPKAFSYPSKLAAHRLTHSGARPHPCPHCPKAFGHRSKLAAHLWTHAPARPYPCPDCPKSFCYPSKLAAHRHTHHATDARPYPCPHCPKAFSFPSKLAAHRLCHDPPTTPGSQGTARHRCSSCGQAFGQRRLLLLHQRSHHQAESPGERE; from the exons ATGCTGGAGCGAGATGCTGAGTCTGCATCGGCCCGGGGCACCGATCCTAGTCCCACTGGCAAGGAGCCTGTGAGCAAAGGAGAAG CTCCCTACCAGGGCTCGCCGCAGAAGCCCAGCCAGTCGGTTCCAGGGCCCACCACGTCCGCGGGGGCGCCTTCCCGACCCCGCCGGCGGCCCCCGCCCCAGCGCCCGCACCGCTGCCCCGACTGTGACAAGGCCTTCTCGTACCCGTCCAAGCTGGCCACGCACCGGTTGGCACACGGCGGCG CGCCCCACCCGTGCCCCGACTGCCCCAAGGCCTTCTCCTACCCCTCCAAGCTGGCAGCCCACCGCCTCACGCACAGCGGCGCCCGTCCGCACCCGTGCCCGCACTGCCCAAAGGCCTTCGGCCACCGCTCCAAGCTGGCAGCCCACCTCTGGACCCACGCGCCCGCCCGCCCCTACCCGTGCCCCGACTGCCCCAAGTCCTTCTGCTACCCTTCCAAGCTGGCGGCCCACCGCCATACGCACCATGCCACCGACGCCCGCCCCTATCCTTGCCCGCACTGCCCCAAGGCTTTTTCATTCCCCTCCAAACTGGCCGCCCATCGCCTATGTCACGACCCCCCGACGACGCCGGGCAGCCAGGGCACCGCCCGGCATCGCTGCTCCAGCTGCGGCCAGGCGTTTGGCCAGAGACGCCTCCTACTCCTTCACCAACGCAGCCACCACCAGGCCGAGAGCCCGGGGGAGCGGGAGTGA
- the LOC118885655 gene encoding persulfide dioxygenase ETHE1, mitochondrial isoform X2 — MSFKSPLPILPLKALMFEPKSCTYTYLLGDRESREAILIDPVLETAHRDAQLVKELGLRLLYAVNTHCHADHITGSGLLRSLLPGCQSVISRLSGAQADIHIEDGDPIHFGRFALETRASPGHTAGCVTFVLDDHSMAFTGDTLLIRGCGRTDFQQGCAKTLYHSVHEKIFTLPGNCLIYPAHDYHGLTVSTVEEERTLNPRLTLSCEEFVKVMSKLNLPKPQQIDFAVPANMRCGIQTPPS; from the exons ATGAGTTTCAAGAGCCCGCTGCCTATTCTACCCCTCAAGGCACTG aTGTTTGAGCCCAAGAGCTGCACCTACACTTACCTCCTGGGTGACAGAGAGTCCCGAGAGGCCATTCTGATCGACCCGGTTCTGGAGACAGCGCATCGGGATGCCCAGTTGGTCAAGGAGCTGGGGCTACGGCTGCTGTATGCTG tgAATACCCACTGCCATGCGGACCACATTACCGGCTCCGGGCTGCTCCGGTCCCTCCTCCCCGGCTGCCAGTCTGTCATCTCCCGCCTTAGTGGGGCCCAGGCTGACATTCACATTGAGGATGGAGACCCCATCCACTTCGGGCGCTTC GCCTTGGAGACCCGGGCCAGCCCGGGCCACACCGCAGGCTGTGTCACCTTCGTCTTGGATGACCACAGCATGGCCTTCACTGGAGATACCCTGCTTATCCGAGGGTGTGGGCGGACAGACTTCCAGCAAG GCTGTGCTAAGACCTTGTACCACTCAGTTCATGAAAAGATCTTCACACTTCCAGGAAACTGTCTGATCTACCCTGCTCATGATTACCACg GACTCACAGTATCCACTGTGGAGGAGGAGCGGACTCTAAACCCTCGGCTCACCCTCAGCTGTGAGGAGTTTGTCAAGGTCATGAGCAAACTGAACTTGCCCAAACCTCAGCAGATAG
- the LOC118885655 gene encoding persulfide dioxygenase ETHE1, mitochondrial isoform X1 has protein sequence MAGSALRVAGRQLSQYSESGAPILLRQMFEPKSCTYTYLLGDRESREAILIDPVLETAHRDAQLVKELGLRLLYAVNTHCHADHITGSGLLRSLLPGCQSVISRLSGAQADIHIEDGDPIHFGRFALETRASPGHTAGCVTFVLDDHSMAFTGDTLLIRGCGRTDFQQGCAKTLYHSVHEKIFTLPGNCLIYPAHDYHGLTVSTVEEERTLNPRLTLSCEEFVKVMSKLNLPKPQQIDFAVPANMRCGIQTPPS, from the exons ATGGCGGGCTCTGCACTGAGGGTCGCTGGGCGGCAGCTCAGTCAATACAGCGAGTCTGGAGCCCCCATCCTCCTACGGCAG aTGTTTGAGCCCAAGAGCTGCACCTACACTTACCTCCTGGGTGACAGAGAGTCCCGAGAGGCCATTCTGATCGACCCGGTTCTGGAGACAGCGCATCGGGATGCCCAGTTGGTCAAGGAGCTGGGGCTACGGCTGCTGTATGCTG tgAATACCCACTGCCATGCGGACCACATTACCGGCTCCGGGCTGCTCCGGTCCCTCCTCCCCGGCTGCCAGTCTGTCATCTCCCGCCTTAGTGGGGCCCAGGCTGACATTCACATTGAGGATGGAGACCCCATCCACTTCGGGCGCTTC GCCTTGGAGACCCGGGCCAGCCCGGGCCACACCGCAGGCTGTGTCACCTTCGTCTTGGATGACCACAGCATGGCCTTCACTGGAGATACCCTGCTTATCCGAGGGTGTGGGCGGACAGACTTCCAGCAAG GCTGTGCTAAGACCTTGTACCACTCAGTTCATGAAAAGATCTTCACACTTCCAGGAAACTGTCTGATCTACCCTGCTCATGATTACCACg GACTCACAGTATCCACTGTGGAGGAGGAGCGGACTCTAAACCCTCGGCTCACCCTCAGCTGTGAGGAGTTTGTCAAGGTCATGAGCAAACTGAACTTGCCCAAACCTCAGCAGATAG